CTCACGACAGCGAGAATTTCACCTGTGGCTGGATTGGGGGTTGTAAACGTCTTTCCAGACACAGACTCGACAAACTGGCCGTTGATGAATAGCTTACGTGTCCCTTGTAAGAAGGAGTGTACCCGTTCATGCATGGATTCCGTAGCTTGCATTTCTTCAACCTCCATATAATAAAGTGTTCTGTCCAGACCCTTCATGTATAAGGATATTATACCAAATAATGGGACGCGGGTACAATTTCATTTTTTTATTTAAGTTTTTGATAACAAGACAAGCGGAAGCGAATAAAACAATTGTCTGGGATAAATAGTAAAGCCACAGACATCATGTCTGCGGCTTCTTTGGATTGTCTTATGCTTCGCCGGAAGTTGTCCCGACTTAACGTTAGTGAAACCTGGCTATATAAGGTTTTATTAGACTAACCGTTCTCGAAAGGGGGAATCTCCTTCGGGATAAAGGTAAAGATTTCACCGGTTTCCATCGAACGGATCAGTTGGTCGAGCCATCTATAATAGCTGAGCGCGTGTTTTATCTTGTCTATATCGCGGAGCAGAATGTCCCGGGCTTTTTCATCATTTTGATACTGCTCAAGTAAGACTTCCAGTTCAGATAAGGATTTACATAACTGATGTGTGTTGGATTCCATTGATTTTCGCCATTTGATTGAAAAATAATCCACAAAATTTTGGTGCCAGTCAAATTCGGTTTCATATAAGTCTTTTCTGCATCCCTTGCCCCAAACTTTATTCACCATTTTTAAATCCATGAGGGTTCTCATGCCGGTACTCATGCTCGTCTTGCTCATACCCATTTCTTCCCGCATGTCATCAAGCGTTACCGGACCGTCAGAAAAATACATGAGGCCGTATAAATGCCCTACAGAGTGGGTAACTCCATATAAATCCATATTTTTCCCGACAGATTCTATAATGCGGTGGCGGGATTTCAAAATCGCCTGTTTCAGATGATCCGATAACCCGTCTAATTCATCTTTCATGTTGGTCTCCTCCTAGGACGCGGCACACTTCAGTTTTTCTATCTTATAGTACCTATTTGTAGTTTAGAAGGCAAGATTCCGTAAGTAAACTGTCAGGTAGATATGAAATTGTAAGATATACGGAGTATACGGTACAGAAAGTACGTAAAGTTTTTACTGTACACTTCTTACGGAAGTTCAGACTATTTGAACCCGAAATGATTCATTAATAAACTAATGTAAGTAATTTTGTTTGCAAAAGGGATTGGAACGGGTAGTTCCGGCCTGGCGTTTTTGCAGCAGGAAAGGAGCGAAAGCAATTGCCCATTATTGAAGTTAAAGAGCTTACCAAGATTTTCGGACGTGATCCGAAAAGGGCTATACCTTTATTGGATAAAGGATGGAGCAAAGAAAAAATCTTTGAGGAAACTAGGCTCACTGTTGGCGTAAATCAGGCAAGTTTCTCGATTGAAGCCGGTGAGATTTTTGTTATTATGGGTCTTTCGGGGAGCGGGAAATCGACGCTCGTCCGGCTTTTGAACCGGCTCATTGAGCCTACATCCGGACAGGTACTTATTAACGGACAGGATATTGTCACATTAAGTCAGGAGAAGCTCAGGGAGGTTCGCCGCAAAAATATTAGCATGGTATTCCAGAATTTTGCTTTATTCCCGCACCGTACCGTGCTTGAAAATGTGGAACTGGGTATGGAAATTCAAGGGATGCCTAAAAAAGAGCGCGAGGAGAAAGCACGAAAAGCTCTTGAACTTGTCGGCCTGAAGGGCCGTGAACATTCAAGGCCCCGTGAACTAAGCGGGGGTATGCAGCAAAGGGTCGGCATCGCCAGAGGCTTGGCGAATGATCCGGACGTTCTGCTTATGGATGAAGCATTCAGTGCACTTGACCCGCTTATTCGTAAGGAAATGCAGGATGAGTTGATCGAGCTCCAATCCAAAATGAGGAAGACGATTGTATTCATTACACATGATCTGGATGAGGCACTGCGAATAGGTGACCGCATTGCGTTGATGAAAGATGGAGTAGTGGTACAGATTGGAACACCGGAAGAAATCATGACGAATCCGGCAAATGAATACGTGGAACGGTTCGTGGAAGATGTAGATCTGTCCAAGGTGCTGACAGCCTCTCATGTCATGAAGAGACCTGAGACTATTACGCTGGAACGCGGACCTCGTGTTGCTCTTCAATTCATGAGAGATACGGGTGTATCGAACCTGTATGTAGTGGACTCGAGCAGAAAACTGTTGGGGGCTATTACAGCTGAAGATGCCATGAATGCTGTGAAAGAAGGCAAGAAGCTTAAGGATATTTTAATTACTGATGTACCGACCGCATCACCGGATACAATAATCAATGAGCTTTTCGATCGGGTAGGCAGCACGAAAATTCCTGTTGCTGTAGTAGATGAAACGAACAAACTGCTTGGCATTATTATTCGTGGATCGGTGCTTGCCGCCCTCTCCGGAAACAACGAGTTAGAAGGTGAGGCGAATAGATGAGTATTCCGAAGTTACCGTTAGGAAGTTGGGTAGAAGGTTTAGAGGCATGGCTGGAAAGTACTTTGGGCGGCTTGTTCGAAGTGATCCGAACAGTGATTGGCGGTATGGTGGACGGATGCCAGTGGCTGCTCCAGAGTGTGCCATGGTTCGTTATGATTGCAGTTCTTTCTCTGATAATACTGGCTGTCGCACGCTGGAGAATGGCTTTGTTCACGTTCATCGGGCTGCTGCTAGTGTTTAATTTGGGATATTGGGATCATACAATGATGACCTTATCCCAGGTTCTCACTTCAGCTGTCATTTCCATTGTACTGGGTGTACCCATCGGGATTCTTTGTGCAAGAAGGAATGGTGTCCAGAAAGTTGTCACACCTTTGTTGGATTTCATGCAGACAATGCCTGCATTCGTTTATCTGCTGCCGGCCGTATCATTCTTCTCGCTCGGTGTAGTACCGGGAGTTATCGCATCGGTTGTATTTGCGATTCCCCCGACGATTCGTCTGACCAATCTGGGGATCAGACAAGTTCCGATGGATTTAGTTGAAGCGGCGGATGCGTTTGGTTCAACACCGATGCAGAAGCTCGTCAAGCTTCAGCTGCCGCTGGCTGTTCCTTCTATTATGGCAGGAATCAATCAGACGATCATGCTGTCCTTATCCATGGTAGTTATTTCTTCAATGATTGGGGCGCAAGGTCTTGGATCCGATGTTTATCGTGCTGTCACGCAGAATAAAATCGGTTCCGGCTTTGAAGCAGGTGTAGCCGTTGTTATTCTTGCTATCATTTTGGACCGGTTTACCCAGAATGTGGTGAACCGCCGTAAACAGGGTCAAATACGCTGGAAAAAACCTCTCATTTGGGTTTCACTTGCAGCGCTTGTAATTTCAGCGATTCTGACAAACGTAATGAGTACGGGAGGAACAGGCAAACAAATTAAACTTTCTTATGTAGCCTGGGACTCTGAAATTGCCAGTACAAATGTGGTTAAAGTGGTCCTCCAAGACAAATTAGGCTATAACGTGGATATGCTGCAAGTTGATATTGGACCTATGTGGACCGGCGTTTCTAACGGCAGTGTAGATGCGATGGTAGCCGCTTGGCTCCCAAGAACGGCAAAAAGCTACTATGATGCCAACAAAGGCAAATTTGATGAATTGGGGGCTAACCTGGAAGGTACGAAACTGGGATTAGTAGTTCCATCCTATTTAGAGAATGTTAATTCTATTGAAGATCTGAAAAAACCGGAGGTCAGAGATCAATTTGGCGGTAAAATCATAGGTATTGAGCCAGGTGCCGGTATCATGGAAGCTACTCAAAAAGCTCTCAAGGATTATGGCTTAAGTGACTGGACTCTCGTTGAAAGTTCTTCCGCAGCGATGACTACCGAGCTGACTAAAGCTTATGAGAACAAGCAGCCGATGGTAGTGACCGGCTGGACTCCTCACTGGATGTTTGCCAAGATGAATCTGAAATATCTGGATGATCCGAAAAAGTCGTACGGTGAGGATGAGCAGATTCATACAGTTGTCCGAAAAGGATTGAAAGAAGACAAACCTGACGCCTATCAGTTCCTGGATCAATTCCACTGGACTCCAAAAGACATGGAGGAAGTAATGGTGGATGTTCAATCGGGGACAGAACCGGAGGAAGCTGCCGCCAAATGGGTGCAAAATCATCCGGATCAAGTTAATGAGTGGCTGAAAGGTATAGAAGTTGTGAAGTGATAAGAAGTAAGTAGAGTATAAATTTAAGTCCCCCTTTTGCATCTGAAGTGCCCCCTGTCAAGTAGACAGTGTAAAAAAACAAAAACAGTTATTTTGTTTCCCTCAGTTCTGTTAAATTGAACTGAGGGTTTTATTTTCTTCTCTCATTTTTATGCAGCTTGTTTTCGATATTCGCTGGGAGACAGGCCACTTAAACGCTCTGTATAGCGGTAATTGTTGTAGTAGTGGATATAATTTCTCACGTCTTTGAGAACGTCTTCATAGGTGTCGTGTTTCCTTAGATAAAAGCTTTCTGCCTTAAATGTACCCCAAAATCGTTCAATGGGTTGATTATCTAGACATCGGCTCACCCGAGACATACTTTTAGTAAAACCGTACTTAAGCTGAAGTAGACTGTATTCATGTGAAGTATACTGGAAGCCTCTGTCGCTATGCAGAAGTGGAGTCACACCCGGGTTCCTCCAGTAGGCCTTATTCACCGTATCCATGACGAGTTTTTTGTTGTTGGAGGGGCTTAACACCCATGAAACGATGGAGTTATCGTATACATCAACGATAGCACTCAGATAGGCTTTACGACCATTCCCATACTTCAATTCTGTGACATCTGTGCACCACTTTAAATTGGGAGAGTCCGCGTGAAACCCGCGGTTCATCCCATTTTCAGCCACATGTATTGCAGAGGATTTCACGTAATTCGGTCGTTTCCTGCGAATCACCGCTTTTAATTCAAGAGCGCGCATGATTCGATAATAACGTTTTTTGTTGTAACTCTTTTTGAGTTTCCGGTTCAATTGTGTGCGGATTTGACGATAACCAAGTACGCCCTTTCTCTTGTCATAGCGAAGTTTCACTTCCTTCGCCAATGAAAGGATTTCAAGTTCCCTGATGGATGGTTTCCATTTTAGCCATTTATAATAGGCAGATCGAGCGACTCCGGCTAGCTTGCACAGCTTCGTGACGGCATAGCCTTTCTCAGCGTGCAGTTCTTGGATAGCTTGATACCAGTCTGCATGTCGGACTAACGTTAGCGTGTATGTCGTCGCCGGATCTCTGCCAACTTTTTTGCCAGAGCGTTCTCCATTTCTAAATACTCGTTCCGTGCTTCTAATTCTTTGATCCGAAGCTTGAGTCGTTCATGATCATCCAACTCTTCCGCAGGCTTGTTACGACCGCGATTGTCCTTGAGGGCTTCCTCACCGCCAGATTTATATTTACGAACCCATGCGTACACCTGTGAATAAGAAACATCATATTTCTCCATGGATTTCTGATAATCCAGATCGTTTGCGATCGTATACTGTGCAATTTCAATGCGTTCTTCGAAAGTGGTTTTACGTCCTTTGTTCATACGAGATACTTTACGAGTAGATTTTATTTCTACCCCATTAGTATACTTGGAGATCCATCTCGTCAAAACACTTTTACTAGAAATATGATACTTCTTTGTCGCCTCTCGTATAGAATGACTACCGGATAATACATCTCTGATTGCAGCCAGCTGCAGATCCTCTGAGTAAGCTTTACATCCTCTGGATTCCTTTAATCCGTCAAGACCATCTGCTTTATACTTCCTTACCCAATCTGTTACCGTGTTTTTGTCTATTCCCAGCTGTTTCGCCTCATAACTTGGGTTTGTCTCATTCTGAAGACATCGCTTTACGACACGTAGCTTTACCTCTAAAGAAGTTGGACTCCTTTTGGACATTGTAAAAACTCCCATCATTGTAGAGTAGATGTTTTTGTTTTTTCTACTGTCTACTATGAGGGGAGCATATCAATCTGCAAAAGGGGGCTTTTTTATTTTTTTTAATATTCTGCTAATAAAGACGCTTTATACTGAACCTGAACCGTTACGTTATTCCTGCTGTTTAACGTGAAAATAGAAACAAGGGGTTGAAAAAGTATGAACGAAACTAATATGGAAATGGATGAGGGAAGATTTACACGATTGCTTTTTGTCGATTGTATACTCGCCTTCCTTTATTCGCTTTATACGTATGTCAGCATACAAATAACGATGGAAAGTTCAGGAGGAATCGTATTGTTGGCAGCAGGTGTATTCCTCTTCGTTTCCATCTTGTACCGGATAGATCCTAATTTATTCCGACTGAGGCTTTACTCGTTCATCCGGGTAATAACCGCTGCGATCGTATTTTATTTATCGCTTAAGGCTCTTCTTTAACGGGACGTTATTTGTTTGAATAAGAATAAAAAGGGAAAGCAGATTAAAAAAAGTTTCTGATAAAGGGGGATGCCAGATGAATGACATGTCAAATAATTTATCCGGATTAACGCGGGTCAGTGAAGATTCATTAGGAAAAGTGGAGATACCCGAAAAGGCATATTTTGGTCCTCAAACCAGCGGGCTGTTGAAAATTTCGCGATAAGCGGATTAACTCTCCCAAGAAGGTTTATTAAAGCACAGGGCATTATTAAAGCTGCCGCCGCTCTCGTACACCAGAAGCTTGGCCTGCTTCCGGATGAGCTGACACAGCCGATTATTCAGGCAGCCGAGGAAGTGATTGATGGCCGGTTTGATCAGGAGTTTGTTGTGGATGTATATCAGGCCGGGGCAGGTACCTCTCAAAACATGAATGCCAATGAAGTTATTGCGAACAGGGCGCTTGAAATCATGGGGGTGGGCCGGGATCTGAAAGATATTATCCATCCAAATGATCATGTGAACAAGAGCCAGTCCACAAATGATACAATCCCCACAGCAATCTATATGTCCACTTATGATGCTCTAGAGGAAGAGCTGCTTCCTTCTTTTCGGTATATGATTAAAAAACTAAAAGAAAAATCAGTGGAATTTCATCAGGTGCCTAAATCTGGTCGGACTCATCTTCAAGATGCCGTACCTATGAGACTGGGCCAGGAATTTGAAGGTTATGCAGGTACATTTGAATCTGTTTTGTAACGGATACTTCCCGTTATGGATGACTTGCTTGAAATCGGTATCGGCGGGAATGCCGTGGGAACTGGTATTCATACCCATCCAAAATATGCGGAGCTGATGACCGAAGAGATTGCCAGGCGGACAGGAAGACCTTTTCGGAGTACTGCAAACCGGTTTGCCTTTATGCAAAATCCGTCAGCTGCCCTTAGAGTCAGCGGATTACTAAGGGAAATTGCGGTTCACTTGATTAAAATGACCAGTGATTTGCGGCTTCTAAACTCAGGCCTGCACACCGGACTTGCCGAGATTAATTTGCCTGCCGTCCAGCCGGGATCATCCATCATGCCCGGAAAAGTCAATCCCGTTCTTCCCGAGATGACCTATATGGTTTGCAGCCAGGTTATTGGCAATGATACGGCCATACAGACGGC
This Paenibacillus larvae subsp. larvae DNA region includes the following protein-coding sequences:
- a CDS encoding GbsR/MarR family transcriptional regulator, with amino-acid sequence MKDELDGLSDHLKQAILKSRHRIIESVGKNMDLYGVTHSVGHLYGLMYFSDGPVTLDDMREEMGMSKTSMSTGMRTLMDLKMVNKVWGKGCRKDLYETEFDWHQNFVDYFSIKWRKSMESNTHQLCKSLSELEVLLEQYQNDEKARDILLRDIDKIKHALSYYRWLDQLIRSMETGEIFTFIPKEIPPFENG
- the proV gene encoding glycine betaine/L-proline ABC transporter ATP-binding protein ProV, with product MPIIEVKELTKIFGRDPKRAIPLLDKGWSKEKIFEETRLTVGVNQASFSIEAGEIFVIMGLSGSGKSTLVRLLNRLIEPTSGQVLINGQDIVTLSQEKLREVRRKNISMVFQNFALFPHRTVLENVELGMEIQGMPKKEREEKARKALELVGLKGREHSRPRELSGGMQQRVGIARGLANDPDVLLMDEAFSALDPLIRKEMQDELIELQSKMRKTIVFITHDLDEALRIGDRIALMKDGVVVQIGTPEEIMTNPANEYVERFVEDVDLSKVLTASHVMKRPETITLERGPRVALQFMRDTGVSNLYVVDSSRKLLGAITAEDAMNAVKEGKKLKDILITDVPTASPDTIINELFDRVGSTKIPVAVVDETNKLLGIIIRGSVLAALSGNNELEGEANR
- a CDS encoding ABC transporter permease/substrate binding protein, yielding MSIPKLPLGSWVEGLEAWLESTLGGLFEVIRTVIGGMVDGCQWLLQSVPWFVMIAVLSLIILAVARWRMALFTFIGLLLVFNLGYWDHTMMTLSQVLTSAVISIVLGVPIGILCARRNGVQKVVTPLLDFMQTMPAFVYLLPAVSFFSLGVVPGVIASVVFAIPPTIRLTNLGIRQVPMDLVEAADAFGSTPMQKLVKLQLPLAVPSIMAGINQTIMLSLSMVVISSMIGAQGLGSDVYRAVTQNKIGSGFEAGVAVVILAIILDRFTQNVVNRRKQGQIRWKKPLIWVSLAALVISAILTNVMSTGGTGKQIKLSYVAWDSEIASTNVVKVVLQDKLGYNVDMLQVDIGPMWTGVSNGSVDAMVAAWLPRTAKSYYDANKGKFDELGANLEGTKLGLVVPSYLENVNSIEDLKKPEVRDQFGGKIIGIEPGAGIMEATQKALKDYGLSDWTLVESSSAAMTTELTKAYENKQPMVVTGWTPHWMFAKMNLKYLDDPKKSYGEDEQIHTVVRKGLKEDKPDAYQFLDQFHWTPKDMEEVMVDVQSGTEPEEAAAKWVQNHPDQVNEWLKGIEVVK
- a CDS encoding IS3 family transposase, which gives rise to MRSTERVFRNGERSGKKVGRDPATTYTLTLVRHADWYQAIQELHAEKGYAVTKLCKLAGVARSAYYKWLKWKPSIRELEILSLAKEVKLRYDKRKGVLGYRQIRTQLNRKLKKSYNKKRYYRIMRALELKAVIRRKRPNYVKSSAIHVAENGMNRGFHADSPNLKWCTDVTELKYGNGRKAYLSAIVDVYDNSIVSWVLSPSNNKKLVMDTVNKAYWRNPGVTPLLHSDRGFQYTSHEYSLLQLKYGFTKSMSRVSRCLDNQPIERFWGTFKAESFYLRKHDTYEDVLKDVRNYIHYYNNYRYTERLSGLSPSEYRKQAA
- a CDS encoding helix-turn-helix domain-containing protein, whose translation is MSKRSPTSLEVKLRVVKRCLQNETNPSYEAKQLGIDKNTVTDWVRKYKADGLDGLKESRGCKAYSEDLQLAAIRDVLSGSHSIREATKKYHISSKSVLTRWISKYTNGVEIKSTRKVSRMNKGRKTTFEERIEIAQYTIANDLDYQKSMEKYDVSYSQVYAWVRKYKSGGEEALKDNRGRNKPAEELDDHERLKLRIKELEARNEYLEMENALAKKLAEIRRRHTR